Genomic DNA from Paenibacillus sp. KS-LC4:
AGCGCGCCAGCAATCGTCTGAATTTTCGCTGCAGCGTTATTTGGCGATTTGTTATAGGGTAGCTTCGTAGGTGTAACGTCTTCACCATCAAATTTTCCATTCCAAAAAAGGGCTTCCTTATCAAATGCCACTTTCATCGTCTCCTTCTCTACCCGAAAAAGTCTGGTTGTACCATGCTTACATTCGCCGTATGTGTGCGCTATGGCGTTTCGGCCATCACGCACACTTGCAGCAAATGAAAACTAAAAAGCAAAATCAATGAATTCTTCAAGGAGCTGCTCTTGCTCCGCACTACGTGTAAGCGAAATCGTGTTCAACAGAACGGAAGGCTGTTCACAAATCTGGCTAATAATCGTTAATAAATCCTCGGCGAAATGACGAATCATATTCGGGGTAAACAATTTCGTACAGTATTCGAATTGACCGCTAATCGTGCCATCCTTCTCTACTTTCAGTTCCAGAGTCAGATCGAATCTGGCGATCGTTTGATAGTGCATGAACGGTTCTACGGTCATCTCTCGGATCTCGTCAATACTTCGGTCTTCGGTGTTTTGCAGCACAAATACGGTGTCAAACAACGGATTGCGGCTTAATTCCCACGCAACCTGCACTTTTTCCAAAAGCTCCTCGAACGGATAATCCTGATGCTCATAGGCTTGGAGAGTCGTCTCCTTCATTTCCTCCAAATAGGACAGGAACGTCTTCTCTCCCGCCGGATAACTGCGGATGGCGAGCGTATTGACGAACATTCCGATCAGCGCCTCAACATCTGTATGCGTTCTTCCTGCAATCGGCGCGCCCACGATGATATCTTCCTGACCAGAGTATTTATGAAGCAAAACCGTATAAGCTGCCAACAACACCATGTATAAAGTTGACCCGGTTTCCTCGCAAATTCGCTTCAATCCTTCGCTTCTCTGATTGTCGATGACGATGCTCAGCACGGCTCCCTCAAAGCTGCGAATGACCGGTCTGGCGAAATCGGTCGGCAGTTCCAAGCGCGGCAGTTCGCCGCTCAAAACATTTGTCCAGTAAGCCTCCAGCTGTTTCATTCGTTCACGCTGCGCTGCGGACTGTTGCCATACGGCATAATCCTTATATTGAATCCGCAGAGGCGGCAACGTCTCCTCGCTGTACAAACGAACAAATTCATCTATTACAATGTTGATGGAAATGCCGTCGGAAATGATATGGTGCATATCAAACAACAGAATATGGCGTTTTTTCTCTATTTGAATCAGCCCTACCCTCAGTAAAGGAGGCTGCTCCAGATCAAAGGTACGGACAAATTGTCGTGCAATTTCCTCAGCTTCCTCTTCCGTTGCCTGCCTATACTCCACCGCAAAATCCACCTGCGGGTATATCCGCTGTACCGGCTCGCCGTCTACTAGCTCAAACCCGGTGCGCAGCGTCTCATGACGCGCAATCAGAGTGCGGAATGCCGTTTCGAAACGCGCCCGGTCGAGCGGCCCTGAAAGGAGCAGCGCTCCCGACATGTTATAGCTTTGTTCCGCTCCCTCCGTTTGCTGCAAAATATATAACCGTTTCTGCGCCGAAGACATCGGGTAATAATCGCTTTCTTCTGCCGTAGGAATGGAGACGTGCTCCGCTCGCTCCATCCGCTTGATCGCTTCGGCCATTTCCTCGACCGTCGCGTAGCGGAATACGTCCCGCAGCGGCAGCTCCACGTTCAGCTCCTTGTGAATTTTGCTGACCAGTGTGGTTGCCCGCAAGGAGTGACCCCCGAGGTCAAAGAAATTGGCTCGAACGCCAACCCGCTCAGCCCCGAGCACCTCCTGCCAGATGCCTGCCAGCTTCGCCTCCAGCGCTGTCCGTGGCGCCACATGCTCCACGCCGCTCTGTCCGCCTTCCGGCGCTGGCAGCGCCTTGCGGTCGATTTTGCCGTTCGCCGTGAGCGGCAGCCTCTCCAGCTGCACAAAGTACGACGGGATCATGTACCCCGGCAGCTCCTGCGACAGCGCTGCTCTCAGCTCGCTTGCCTTCCGCTCATGGTCCGCCGTGTAGTACGCGCACAGGGCTTTCTCCCCGCCTGCGTCCTCTCGCACCACCACGACCGCTTCTCCTATGCCTTCTGCTTTCAGCAGCTGCGACTCGATCTCCCCGATCTCGATCCGGTAGCCCCGGATTTTCGCCTGATGGTCGATCCGGCCGATAAAGTCCACGTTCCCGTCCGGCATCCAGCGTGCCAGATCACCCGTTCGGTACAACCGCTCCCTCGCTTCGAACGGGCTAGGCACAAACTTCTCCGCCGTCAGCTCCGGTTGATTCCAGTAGCCGCGGGCCACGCCCGCTCCTCCGATGCACAATTCCCCCAGCACGCCCACCGGCACCGGATTCAGATGCGCATCGACGATTGCAAACCGTGCGTTCAGCCACGCCTTGCCGATCGGCACATTGCCTGCTTCCGGCAGTTGCTCCAATGGCTCCTCGTAGTAGCTCGAGTCAATCGCCGCTTCCGTCACGCCGTACGCGTTGATGATGCGGATCTGCTCGCCGTACCTCTCCTGCAGCTCGCGGTAATCCCCCACGCTGCAGCTGTCCGAGCTCGTAATCAGCAGTCGCATCGAGGGAAGCGACAGCTCCTGCTCGGTGATATACGCCATGAACGGCACGATGAGCGCCGGTGTCGATTCGAAGATCGTAATCTCGCATTCCCGTATCCAGCTGTACAGCCGGGCAGGGTCGATCCGATCGTCCTTCGGACAAATGACTATCGTTCCCCCGTTGTACAGCGTCCGCGCTATATCCCCCACGAACACGTCGAAGGAGAAGCTCGCTAATTGCAGCAGCCGGACGGGGAACTCGTTCAGGCGGTATTCCCGGCGATAGCCATCCGCCGTATTCACCAAACTGCGGTGCTCAATCATGACGCCCTTCGGTCGCCCCGTTGTCCCCGACGTGTAGATGACATAGGCCAGATCACTCGGCTTGTTGACATGCGTCAAATTCATTCGGTTCGAATCGTTCGACGCGCCTTCGTTATAAAGCGCCTCGTCATCCAAGCACAGCACGGTCTGCAGCGTCTGCTCCTCCGCCAGCCACTCCCGCGTGCGCTCCTCCAGATGCGTCTGTGTCAGCAGCACTTCCGCTCCGCTATCCGCCAGCATAAAACGGATGCGGTCGGCCGGGTAATCCGGATCGAGCGGCACATAGGCGCCTCCCGCCTTCCATACCGCCAGCGCCCCGACCAGCAGGTCCACCGACCGATCGGCCAAAATGCCGACCAGCTGATCCGGCTTCACCCCTTGGGCTCGCAGGCTGCGCGCCAGAACGTTCGAACGATCGTTCAGCTCGCGGTACGTCAGCCGCGTCTTCTCGTACACCACCGCCGTCGCCTCCGGGCTTCGCTCCGCTTGCTCCTCAAACTGGTGATGGAAGGTTTTCTCCAGCAGCGGCGGCGCGGTCTCAGGATTGAATACGCGCTGAATTTGCTCCTGCTCCTCCGCCGTCAGCAGACCTAACGACGCGATTGTCGCGCCCGGATCATTCACGATCGCGGCGACCACTTGCTCGAAGTGCTTCGCTAACCGCTCTATCGTTTCTTGCTTGTACAATGCCGTTGCATATTCGAGGGCACATTCCAAACCGCCCTTGCCTTCCATAACGTCCAGACTCAGGTCAAATTTCGACACCAAATGGGCATTCGGATACAAAGCCAGTTGAAGGCCCTCAAGATGATAAGCTCTATTTTCCAAGCTTTGCAGCGAAAACATAGTGTCAAAGAGCGGATTCCGGCTCAAGTCGCGGGTCAGCTGCAATTGCTCCACCAGTTCCTCGAACGGATAATCCTGGTGCTCGTAGGCTCCCAAGGTCGTTTCCTTCACTTCCGCCAAATACGACAGGAAGGTTTTGTCCCCCACCGGGTTATTGCGCAGCGCCAGTGTATTGACGAACATCCCGATCAAAGGCTGCAGGTCGCCATGCGTCCTTCCCGCGATGGGCGTGCCGACAATAATATCTTCCTGACCCGTATACTTTTGCAGCAAAATCGTATACGCCGCAAGCAACACCATGTACAGCGTCGCACCGTTTTCCGCCGCGATTCGCTTCAAGCCCTCGCTCTTCTCCGCATCCAGATGGAATTGCAGCGTATGCCCATCGTAGCGCTGCACGGCAGGACGCGCATAATCTGTCGGCAGCTCCAGCACCGGCAGTTCGCCGCTAAACTGGCTCAGCCAGTAGGCTCCCTGCTTGTTCAAACGCTCGCGCTGCGCTTCGGATTGCTGCCATACTGCGTAATCCTTGTACTGGATTCGCAGCTCAGGCAGCTCCTCGCCTCC
This window encodes:
- a CDS encoding amino acid adenylation domain-containing protein is translated as MKNNNVPLFPLTQPQERIWYTELLYPNRTTSTIVAIVKITGRIHVTALKQAINKVIEQSDSFRIRLKTENGVPYQYVRDYEEKDFECMDLSKEQAEQKMLELRSIPLELLESELHEFVVVRIGDEETWINFKMHHIVSDGISMNLVTNEIMQHYSNIIRGNSSPCKYSSYIDFIQVEHDYEQSERYQKDKDYWLAKFGTLPEAISLKSYNPLTMGTDARAERWMLNDELHHGVKAFCEEHQISIFTFFLSALYIYMHKVTSEQDVAIGTLYANRTTRKEKETVGMFVSTVATRMLVEPEQELLSFLKNVAKEQASILRHQRYPYNKIIQDLREVHRNQDVQRLFGVSIQYRALSFFRMDEAVVNGNQDYTEDSVNDFDIHVLDFTDDGKLFVDLYYRTQLFDEQEAKAIIQQFNCVLEHMIRSPYQKISELSLISEEEQRRLITAFNDTEADYPREKTIQALFEEQAERHADAVAVEYEDERLTYRELNERANRLARTLRSQGVGADQLVGIMAERSPFMVIGILAILKAGGAYVPIDPEYPEERIRYMLDDSGVGVLLLQAHLRDKATFAGVCLLLDDEQTYAADSTSLASVNEPNDLAYVIYTSGTTGKPKGTLIEHKNVVRLLFNSKNQFDFGASDTWTLFHSFCFDFSVWEMYGALLYGGKLVIVPPMTAKQPGQFLQLLKERGVTILNQTPTYFYQLLREALAESGQTLSLRKVIFGGEALAPQQLKAWRKRYPNTQLINMYGITETTVHVTYKEITEVEIAEGRSNIGRPIPTLKVYVLDGKRRCVPAGVAGEMYVAGEGLARGYLNRPELTAEKFVDDPFAPGERMYRSGDLARWLPDGNIEYMGRIDHQVKIRGYRIELGEVEAQLLKVESVREAMVMAREDENGEKQLCAYVVADKLLTVSELRGRLLQEMPGYMIPSYFVQLEKMPLTANGKTDRKALPAPEGSVNTGAEYIAPRTALEEQLVRIWQEVLGTERIGVKDNFFDLGGHSLRATALASKLHEEMNINLSLRDVFRLPTIEEMAREMGGMEEKLYASIPLTEEKEYYPVSSAQKRLYILQQLDGAEQSYNMPGIMKLDGILDRERLEEAFRLLIARHETLRTGFVLVDGEPVQRIYPQAELILEHRKVSDEEAQEAMRHFARAFDLGQPPLLRAGLLELSKESQLLLLDMHHIISDGVSVDILVEELVRLYGGEELPELRIQYKDYAVWQQSEAQRERLNKQGAYWLSQFSGELPVLELPTDYARPAVQRYDGHTLQFHLDAEKSEGLKRIAAENGATLYMVLLAAYTILLQKYTGQEDIIVGTPIAGRTHGDLQPLIGMFVNTLALRNNPVGDKTFLSYLAEVKETTLGAYEHQDYPFEELVEQLQLTRDLSRNPLFDTMFSLQSLENRAYHLEGLQLALYPNAHLVSKFDLSLDVMEGKGGLECALEYATALYKQETIERLAKHFEQVVAAIVNDPGATIASLGLLTAEEQEQIQRVFNPETAPPLLEKTFHHQFEEQAERSPEATAVVYEKTRLTYRELNDRSNVLARSLRAQGVKPDQLVGILADRSVDLLVGALAVWKAGGAYVPLDPDYPADRIRFMLADSGAEVLLTQTHLEERTREWLAEEQTLQTVLCLDDEALYNEGASNDSNRMNLTHVNKPSDLAYVIYTSGTTGRPKGVMIEHRSLVNTADGYRREYRLNEFPVRLLQLASFSFDVFVGDIARTLYNGGTIVICPKDDRIDPARLYSWIRECEITIFESTPALIVPFMAYITEQELSLPSMRLLITSSDSCSVGDYRELQERYGEQIRIINAYGVTEAAIDSSYYEEPLEQLPEAGNVPIGKAWLNARFAIVDAHLNPVPVGVLGELCIGGAGVARGYWNQPELTAEKFVPSPFEARERLYRTGDLARWMPDGNVDFIGRIDHQAKIRGYRIEIGEIESQLLKAEGIGEAVVVVREDAGGEKALCAYYTADHERKASELRAALSQELPGYMIPSYFVQLERLPLTANGKIDRKALPAPEGGQSGVEHVAPRTALEAKLAGIWQEVLGAERVGVRANFFDLGGHSLRATTLVSKIHKELNVELPLRDVFRYATVEEMAEAIKRMERAEHVSIPTAEESDYYPMSSAQKRLYILQQTEGAEQSYNMSGALLLSGPLDRARFETAFRTLIARHETLRTGFELVDGEPVQRIYPQVDFAVEYRQATEEEAEEIARQFVRTFDLEQPPLLRVGLIQIEKKRHILLFDMHHIISDGISINIVIDEFVRLYSEETLPPLRIQYKDYAVWQQSAAQRERMKQLEAYWTNVLSGELPRLELPTDFARPVIRSFEGAVLSIVIDNQRSEGLKRICEETGSTLYMVLLAAYTVLLHKYSGQEDIIVGAPIAGRTHTDVEALIGMFVNTLAIRSYPAGEKTFLSYLEEMKETTLQAYEHQDYPFEELLEKVQVAWELSRNPLFDTVFVLQNTEDRSIDEIREMTVEPFMHYQTIARFDLTLELKVEKDGTISGQFEYCTKLFTPNMIRHFAEDLLTIISQICEQPSVLLNTISLTRSAEQEQLLEEFIDFAF